DNA sequence from the Acidobacteriota bacterium genome:
CCTGGACCTGGGAGGGCGGACGGAGGAGGGGCCGGACGACCTGCGCCGGTCCCAGAAGCGCCTGTTCTTCCTGGCCCGGGCCCGGGAGATCCTCATGGGCGACGGCGTCGCCTGGTCCCGCCGGATCCACACCCGCATCGCCGAGAGCCTCACCGCGAAGGTCTTCACGTCCGCCTTGAGGAGAACCGAAGCCGCCGAGGGCCTCCCGCCGGGGCTTTTGGAGGGTCGCTTCGCCCTTCTGGGGCTGGGGCGGCTGGGATCCCGGGACATGCAGCCGCGCTCGGACCTGGACCTGGTCTGCCTGAAGTCGGGGCCGTGGGCGCTCCCGGAGGATCCCGACCGATCGGCGCGGATCGAATCCCGCCTCGTGGGCGCCCTCACCGACGGCTTTACGGCGGTCACCCGCCACGGCGCCCTTTACGACGTGGACTGGCGGCTGAGACCCTACGGCGATTCGGGCCCTCCCGTCGTCTCGCCGGACGCCCTGACGCACTATTTTGCGGGGCCGGCGCGCTTGTGGGAGCGCCTCTCCTATCTCAAGGCCCGCCCGGTGGCCGGCGAGGCGGGCCTGGGCTGGAGGGTCCTGGAAGAGGTGTGGGACCTCATCGGAACAAGTGGGGCGCCCGGCGCGGAGATCCAAGAGCTTCTGGAGGTCCTTCGAAAACTCGGTGCGTCGGCGTCAGACCTGGAGGGAGCGCTGAAATTCTGGGAGGGCGGCCTCTGGCACGCCGACCTCCTGGCGGGGGTGATGGCCCTTCGCGAGGGGCGCCTGCCCGCGCGGGGCCCGGGATGGGAACCCTTTGCGGGCCTCCCCGGAGACCTTACCCGCGCGCGCCGCTTTCAGGACACCCTCCTCCACCGCATTCGGGTTCACTTCGAACGGCCTCCGTCCCTCCCCCGGCTCCGACAGGCCCTGACGGACCTCCGCGTTCTCTGGGCCGCCTCGGCCCATTCCCTGGAGGAGGGCCCGCCCCCCGAGGATCTGGCGGTCGAATGGGGGAGAAAGAGGGAAGTGGTTCAAGAGGTCTGGAGAGATTGGGAATAGGGAAAACCAGCGGCCGTGAACGGTGTGGCTTTCTTGCGCCGCGCCGGGGGGATCGAGGGCGGGGATCCCTAGACGGCCCCGAGGATTTCCCGCGTCCGCCGCTTTCCGGCTTCGACGCCGGGCTGGCCGAAGGGGTCTACCTCGAAGAGGGCGGCGGCGTAAACTGTGGCGGCCATGAAGACGAAGAAGGCCTCGCCGAGGGAGGCGGCGTCGGCTCCGCCCAGGCCGTAACGCGCCACGGGAACCCCGGCTTCGCAAAGGGCCCGCGCCGTCCCCTCGCACAGGGCTCGTTGGACGGCGCCCACGTTGGCCGCGGCGGGAGGCAGGCCCGCGAAGGCGCGGGCCTCGGCGGAAAGGGGCGGCCCGGGGGAATCCTCGGAAAAGACCAGGAGCCACCGGGTGCGGGGGCCGTCCGAGAAGAGCTGTAGGAGGGAGTGCTGGTCCTCGCTCCCCAGGCACGCCAGGGGCGTCGGCCCGATGCGGTGGCCGTCCTCCCCGCCCACTTTGCGGCCCAGGGACTCGCCCCACAATTGCTGGATCCAACGGGCGAACAGGTAAGGGCGCTCCCCGTAGCCCCACAGGTCCACCTCCTTCAGGCCCTGGGCGTAGAACTGGACGAGAAGGAGGGCGAGGGCGAGGGCCGGGTTGCGGCTTCCCGTCAGGAGGAGAGCCTTGTCGGCGCCCAGCCGGGCGCCCGAGAGAACCGCCGAGGGGTCCACGCCGTCGAAGGCCGCCGGCAGAAGGCCCACGGGTGTCAGGACCGAATAGCGCCCGCCCACGGGGGAAGGGATGTCCAGGCGGGGGATGCCTTCCGCCTCGGCCCAGCGGTGGAGGGGGCCGCTCCCCGGGGAGGCCACGAGCACCGTCCGCTGTCTCCACCTCTGCGGGCAGGCCTTGCGCAGGGCCTCGAGGGCGAGGGCCGCGTTGACGAGGGTCTCCAGCGTCCCCCCCGACTTGGAAACCACGCACAGGGACGCCCGGTCCCACGGGACGGCCTGGAGGCGCGCGGAGAGGGAGGACGGGTCCAGCCCCTCGAGGAAGCGCACCCGGCTCCGAGGCCCGGCGCAGAGGACCCGCGCCCCCAGGGAGGAGCCACCGATGCCGGCGACCACCAGGACCTCGGCCTCCCGGCGCAGGAGGCGGGCCTGGTGGCGCACGGAGGCTTCGAGGGCGGCGTCTCCGGGGGTGTGGCGGAAGGGGTGCTCCTCGTGGCGCGTGAGGGCGAGGACCGTCTGGCGAAGGCCCTCCAGGGTCGGGCCCATGCGGTCGAAGAGGTCCGGCGCGAGGTGGGGCGCCGGGCCTTGAAGGATCCCCCCGAGGTCGAGTTCCGGCATGAAAGGAGTATGGACCCGTTGGCCCCTCCCCTTCAAGCGGGCGGGGGCGGCCCCTTGCTTTCATGGTCTGAAAACCATAGACTTTTCCCTCGTTTCGAGCCCAGGGGGATCCCGAAAAGGAGGAGCCGCATGGTCGGAATCGTGGGATATGGGGCGTACATTCCCCGCTACCGGATCAAGGTGGAGGAGATCGCCAAGGTCTGGGGGGCGGACGCGCCCAGCTACAAGAAGGGCCTGATGCTGCGGGAGAAGTCCGTACCCGGCCCGGATCAGGACGTGATCACCATTGCCGTGGAAGCGGCGAAGAACGCCATCCGGCGGGCCGGCGTTTCGGGCGAAAGGGTGGGGGCCGTGTACGTGGGCTCCGAATCGCACCCGTACGCGGTGAAACCCACGGGCACGGCGGTGGCCGAAGTGATCGGCGCCGTGAGCGACTGCCACTGCGCGGACCTGGAGTTCGCCTGCAAGGCGGGCTCCGAGGGCATGTTCCTGGCCTACGGCCTCGTGAAATCCGGCGAGGTGGAGTACGCCCTGGGCATCGGCGCCGACACCTCCCAGGGCGCCCCCGGCGACGCGCTCGAGTACAGCGCGGCGGCCGGTGGCGCGGCTTTTCTCATGGGCACCCAGAACGTGGTGGCCACCGTGGACTGCCAGTACTCCTTCATGACCGACACCCCCGACTTCTGGCGCCGGGAGTACATGCACTATCCCCGCCACGGCGGCCGATTCACGGGAGACATGGCCTACTTCAAGCACGTGCGCGGAGGAGTGGAAGGCATCCTCAAGAAGGCCAAGGCCAAGGCGAAGGACTTCAAGTACGCCGTTTTTCACCAGCCCAACGGCAAGTTCCCCATGAAGATGGCCAAGGACCTGGGCTTCACCGAAGAGCAGATGAAGACGGGCCTCCTCGTCCCCACCCTGGGCAACACCTACTCGGGCGCTTCGCCCCTGGGGCTGTCGGCCATCCTGGACGAGGCCAGGCCCGGCGACCGCATCCTCATGTGCTCCTTCGGATCGGGCGCGGGCTCCGACGCCTTCGTCTTCACGTGCACCAAAAACCTCCCCAAGGTTCAGGGCAAGGCGAAGAAGACCCGGGACTACCTGGACAAGAACCCCTTCTACCTGGACTACGGCACGTATGTGAAGTTCCGCCGGAAGATCCGGAAGAACGTGGAGGATTGAGCCCATGCGCGACGTAGCCATCATCGGGATCGGCATGACGGACTTCGGGGAGCTGTGGAACGACTCCCTGAGGGACCTCTTCGTGAAGGCCGCGCTGGAGGCCATCGCCGACGCCGGCGTGGACCATGTGGATTCCCTCGTGGCGGGATGCATGACGCCGGGCCTCTTCACGGGCCAGGAGCACCTCGGGTCCCTCCTCGCCGACTACCTCGGCCAGGGCCCCATCCCCGGCACGCGGGTCGAATCGGCCTGCGCCTCCGGAGGCCTGGCCCTGCGCGTGGGCTTCATGGAGGTGGCCTCGGGGATGAGCGACGTGGTCCTCGTGGGGGGCGTCGAGAAGATGACCGACGTCTCCGGCGCCCAGGCCACCTACGCCCTGGCCACCGCCGCGGACCAGGACTACGAGGCCTTCCACGGCGCCACCTTCCCCGGCCTCTACGCCCTCATCGCCTCGGCCCACATGCACAAGTACGGCACCAAGCGGGAAGACCTGGCCCAGGTGGCGGTGAAGAACCACGACAACGGCCTCCTCAACCCCCACGCCCAGTACCGCATGAAGATCACCGTGGACCAGGTGATCCAGAGCGTGAAGGTGGCGGACCCCCTCAACATCCTCGACTGCTCGCCCATCACCGACGGAGCGGCCTGCGCGGTCCTCTGCCCCCTGGAGATGGCGCGCAAGATGCGGCCCAGGAAGCCCGTGGTGAAGATCGCCGCCTCGGCCCACGCCACCGACACCATCGCCCTCCACCAGCGCGAGGACCTCACCTTCCTCAAATCCACCTGGGAGGCGGCCCAGAAGGCGTACAAGATGGCCGGGATCAAGGCGTCGGACGTGGATTTCGCCGAAGTGCACGACTGCTTCACCATCGCCGAAATCTGCGTGCTCGAGGCCCTCGGCGTCGTCAAGAGGGGCCAAGGCGGCAAGGCCACCCGGGACGGCCTTACGGCCCGGGACGGCAAATTCCCCGTGAACCCCTCGGGCGGCCTCAAGTCCAAGGGCCATCCCGTGGGCGCCACGGGTGTCGCGCAGATCCACGAGATCGTCTCCCAGCTCCGCGGGGAGGCGGGGGCCCGCCAGCTCAAGAACGTGAAGCGCGGGCTGGCCCAGAACATGGGCGGCTCCGGAGGGAGCGCCATCGTTCACATCCTGGAGGTGCTGTGATGAACACGCCCGCCACCGTCCGCCGCAACACCCCCCAGCGTTACCGCATGGAGGCGGGGAAATGCGCCTCCTGCGGGAAGGTCTACTTCCCCCCGCGGGTCGTCTGCGCCTGCGGCTCCCGGAAGTTCAAGGCCTACAGCCTGCCCTCCGAGGGCAAGGTCGTCGCCCACACCGTCATCCGGACGGCCCCGCGCGGCTTCGGGGACGAAGCGCCCTACTGCATGGGCATCGTGGAGCTGAAGGACGGAACGCGAATCCTCTGCCAGATCGCCGACTGCGAGCCCGAGCGCCTGAAAGTGGGGCTCCCCGTGGCGCTGGAGTTCCGCAAGATCCAGGAGGCCGGCGAGTCCGGCGTCATCGCCTACGGCTACAAGGCCGTGCCCGAAAGGTAGCGGTTTTTTCCGGCGAGTTCCACCCGCGGGCGGGCGCCTCACGGCTCCCGCCCGCTTGCCTTTTCGAATCGGCCTGCCCGGAGCGCCCCCTCAGCGGAGCCGGAGGTAGTTCTGCCAGATGGCGGGGCGATCGAGCAGGTCGGCGAGTTCGCGGAGCCTGGGCTCGAGGTAGGCGGTGTCGAGGGAGCCGCGCCGGACGGCGAGGACCCCGCGCAGGTCTTCGAGGTACTTGGGCCGCTCGGAAAGGGCCTTGTGCAGGATGAGATCCTCGGCCGAACAGAACCGGACGGGCCTGCCGGCCACCTCCTTCTGGACTGCCCGATCGATGGCCGTCCGCTCGTAGGGCAGGAGGGCGAAGAGCACGTCGGCGCGGACGCCGTCCACGTCGAGCGGCAACACACGGGTCTGTCGGAGGAAGCCCAGCGGGTCGGGCACCAGGGGACGAAATCGGGCGCACAGCCCATCCACGACCTCATTCAGCCTGGGTTCATCGACCCAGACGGTGACACCCACGTCCAGGGTCGCTCGCGGAACGCCCCAACGGGCCACCGCAATGCCTCCGATGACCTGTAAGGAACCCCGGCCGCCGTCAGCGCGTCGTGGACCTTTACAAGGGCCCCCTCGAGGGCGCTCAAGGTTCCCCATCCAGCACGGCCAAGGCGGCGTGCAGAATGGCCACGCCTTCGTAGTCGGAGGGGCGGCGGGGGCCGGGAGGGGCGGGATCCAGAAGTCTGAACAGGGCGTCGAGATCGGAGAGGACATTCTCCCGCGCCGGGGCGGGGGGCTGCTCGCGCTCCCAGGCGGCGAACCGCTCCAGCGCGCGGCGCCGGGCCTCGAGGCCCTCTCGGCTGAAGAGCCCGGACGGTTCCATGAAATCCTCCAATCCCATTGTAATTCAGCACTTTGGCCTCGGCAAGGCGGGCCGGGGACCCACATCCCGCGATGGGAAAGGAGAAGGTCTCCGAAGGTCGATACGGAAGTCCGGTTCCGTGAGCGACGGTCGTTTCCCACGAAAGGATTTGGGTGGCCTCCGAGCCCGGCTCCAAGCCGGGCGAGGAAGCCCCTAGGGTGAGGTGGGGCACCGGCGGGCTCTGCCCGCGGGGCGGGGAGGGGCCGGCCCTCCCCGTCCAAGAGACAAAGCCTTCCCTCCATGAACCCGAAAACCGTCCAAAACCACCCGTGTTTCAATCGCGGAATTTGGGGGAGAGGGAGGGGGATGCAGGGTCGGTCCGGGTTGGGTCCAGCCCGGCACCCGGATGTGGCCTCCCCTACGGACGCCGTCCTTGGGCGCGTCTATCTCCCAGCCCCTTGACAGGGCGGTGGGGGGGGGGGGGGTATCTTTGGTGCACGGTGTTTGCGAAACGCGAAAGAGGAGGGGGAGAATGAGGCTAAGTTTTCTGCGTGGTTTGAGAATGGGAGGGGCGGTTGGATTGGCTATTTGGATTTGCACGGCGGGGCAAGCCCAGAACCTGCCGACCGAACCGCTTCCGACGCCGCTCACGCCCTGGATTTGCACCGAGCCCACCATTCCCAACTATACCAAATGCGCGGGCCATCCGGAGGTGGAACTCTTGACCTACGATTTCTACACGGGATGTTACGACATCCAAGACGGGCACTCCTTAAATTGTCAGAACACCTGGATCGAGTACTTCTCGACCGAGGGGGTGGCGCCTGAGATGATGGACTACTGGACGGGAGCCCACCTTCACTCGAGGATGGAAGGAAACCCCGTGAATAACCTGGGCGGCCTGCGGCTGGATTTCATGGATCGCCCGGCCCTGGCCACGGGGGAATGGGAGACGGAGTCGAGGACGCACTCCGGGGTTGTGCGGATCCCGGAGGTCTCGGGAGTGGTCCGCACGTTCATCTACTGGGTGGTACCGCGGGGGTATGTGTGCGTACCCGACGAGGTCTGGGAGCGGGATCCAGCGGATCGGACATGCCGCTCCTGCATGGGCACGCTTCTCGTGGAGGCGCACGTGGAGGGCCTGGAAGCCCTTCCATCAAGCGAATACTACGATACCGCCTCCGACCCGAAAGGCCATACGGCCGGCCAGCAATATTACGGCACGCCGCAGATGATCCGGGCGCTCACGGAGC
Encoded proteins:
- a CDS encoding hydroxymethylglutaryl-CoA synthase, whose protein sequence is MVGIVGYGAYIPRYRIKVEEIAKVWGADAPSYKKGLMLREKSVPGPDQDVITIAVEAAKNAIRRAGVSGERVGAVYVGSESHPYAVKPTGTAVAEVIGAVSDCHCADLEFACKAGSEGMFLAYGLVKSGEVEYALGIGADTSQGAPGDALEYSAAAGGAAFLMGTQNVVATVDCQYSFMTDTPDFWRREYMHYPRHGGRFTGDMAYFKHVRGGVEGILKKAKAKAKDFKYAVFHQPNGKFPMKMAKDLGFTEEQMKTGLLVPTLGNTYSGASPLGLSAILDEARPGDRILMCSFGSGAGSDAFVFTCTKNLPKVQGKAKKTRDYLDKNPFYLDYGTYVKFRRKIRKNVED
- a CDS encoding thiolase domain-containing protein, translating into MRDVAIIGIGMTDFGELWNDSLRDLFVKAALEAIADAGVDHVDSLVAGCMTPGLFTGQEHLGSLLADYLGQGPIPGTRVESACASGGLALRVGFMEVASGMSDVVLVGGVEKMTDVSGAQATYALATAADQDYEAFHGATFPGLYALIASAHMHKYGTKREDLAQVAVKNHDNGLLNPHAQYRMKITVDQVIQSVKVADPLNILDCSPITDGAACAVLCPLEMARKMRPRKPVVKIAASAHATDTIALHQREDLTFLKSTWEAAQKAYKMAGIKASDVDFAEVHDCFTIAEICVLEALGVVKRGQGGKATRDGLTARDGKFPVNPSGGLKSKGHPVGATGVAQIHEIVSQLRGEAGARQLKNVKRGLAQNMGGSGGSAIVHILEVL
- a CDS encoding Zn-ribbon domain-containing OB-fold protein, with the translated sequence MNTPATVRRNTPQRYRMEAGKCASCGKVYFPPRVVCACGSRKFKAYSLPSEGKVVAHTVIRTAPRGFGDEAPYCMGIVELKDGTRILCQIADCEPERLKVGLPVALEFRKIQEAGESGVIAYGYKAVPER